One stretch of Chitinophaga pendula DNA includes these proteins:
- a CDS encoding HIT family protein has translation MKEHPDHCVFCKILKGTLPVSLVHEDEHCIAFMDIQPVNAGHVLVIPRVHAPYVQDLDPVVGGHLFQIGMRINAALRKSPLRCEGVNFLMADGEAAMQEVFHIHLHVIPRFRQDGFGLRFGDNYFFPPSRKTLDDTASVIRKSL, from the coding sequence ATGAAAGAACATCCTGACCATTGTGTCTTTTGTAAGATATTGAAAGGTACGCTGCCTGTAAGCCTGGTACATGAAGATGAGCACTGCATAGCATTTATGGATATCCAGCCTGTCAATGCCGGCCATGTGCTGGTCATTCCCCGGGTACACGCTCCATATGTACAGGATCTTGATCCTGTAGTCGGGGGGCATCTATTCCAGATAGGTATGAGGATCAATGCTGCCCTTCGCAAAAGTCCACTGCGCTGTGAAGGCGTTAACTTTCTTATGGCGGACGGAGAAGCGGCGATGCAGGAAGTTTTCCATATTCATTTGCATGTAATTCCTCGTTTCCGGCAGGATGGTTTCGGGCTCCGTTTCGGGGACAATTACTTTTTTCCACCATCCAGGAAGACGCTCGATGATACTGCTTCGGTTATACGTAAGTCCCTTTAA
- a CDS encoding family 16 glycosylhydrolase, with amino-acid sequence MKHSTKRKFSFFPFLLAALLSSSSSYAQLWWGDEFDGNTLNTSNWNIDQGNGGFGNNELQYYRAQNISVSGGQLVITARRENFGGNAYTSGKITSSGKRHWGSGWIEARMSIPMGQGLWPAFWMLGTNIGSIGWPKCGEIDIMEHINNENQTHGTIHWDSNNQHVSYGGSVATTPAGWHNYQINWNSTSISWYVDGVKFWEANIANNINSTEEFHRDFFLILNLAVGGNWPGSPNSSTPFPSALRVDYVRVYQPAASRETNTKEGRTFSTELTPQEKLAPISEEGKGVNVFPNPVVKGNSLTIKVKDYDPTALVHASLVNMEGNVITNSTEHSQTVSLNTGAVPNGYYIVKVANGNNTYSQKVLVQ; translated from the coding sequence ATGAAACATTCTACAAAACGTAAGTTTTCCTTTTTTCCTTTTCTCCTTGCCGCACTGCTAAGCAGCAGCAGTAGCTATGCACAATTGTGGTGGGGAGACGAATTTGATGGTAACACACTCAATACCAGTAACTGGAACATCGACCAGGGCAATGGTGGATTTGGTAATAACGAGCTGCAATATTATCGTGCACAAAACATAAGCGTTAGCGGTGGACAATTAGTAATCACCGCCAGAAGAGAAAACTTCGGTGGTAATGCCTACACCTCCGGTAAGATCACCTCATCTGGAAAACGCCATTGGGGAAGTGGCTGGATAGAAGCTCGTATGTCTATCCCAATGGGACAAGGACTATGGCCTGCATTCTGGATGCTAGGCACCAACATAGGTAGCATCGGCTGGCCTAAATGTGGGGAGATCGACATCATGGAACACATCAATAATGAGAACCAGACACATGGTACCATCCACTGGGACTCCAACAACCAGCACGTATCCTACGGCGGATCCGTAGCCACTACACCCGCTGGCTGGCACAACTACCAGATCAACTGGAATAGTACCTCTATCAGCTGGTATGTGGATGGTGTAAAATTCTGGGAAGCAAACATTGCCAACAATATCAACAGCACAGAAGAATTTCACCGCGATTTCTTCCTGATCCTCAATCTGGCAGTAGGTGGCAACTGGCCGGGTAGCCCCAATAGTAGCACCCCTTTCCCTTCCGCTTTAAGAGTAGACTATGTACGCGTATACCAACCGGCAGCTTCGCGTGAAACCAACACGAAGGAAGGCCGCACTTTTAGCACAGAGTTGACACCGCAGGAGAAACTGGCGCCTATCTCAGAAGAAGGCAAAGGCGTGAATGTATTCCCCAATCCGGTGGTGAAAGGGAACTCGCTGACCATAAAAGTAAAAGATTATGATCCGACCGCTTTAGTACATGCTTCCCTGGTAAACATGGAAGGAAACGTGATTACCAATAGCACGGAACATAGTCAGACCGTAAGCCTGAATACAGGTGCAGTACCTAATGGTTACTATATCGTAAAAGTGGCCAACGGTAATAATACATACAGTCAAAAAGTGCTGGTACAATAG
- a CDS encoding cellulase family glycosylhydrolase, with product MKFIYSLLFLCLIGITSQPASAQLTRLRADGPRVVNAANQEVLLKGVGLGGWLLQEGYMVKPSFSGGGTQWSIKKRLYDQGQTDAQVETFYQEWRNNFITKADIDFIASKGFNCVRIPLHYELFLTAAQRAVRNSVARNSGNYNNYVNSMTTWYNNNQLFTDANLEGFRVIDNLLSWAGANNLYVIIDLHAAPGAQGTDANISDALVGNDLWNKSIFQDITVRLWTRIASRYINDNRVAFYDLINEPNNVPDNRWIHDIHERIINAIRALGDTHLIMVEGNGFGNNYNYMEPFTFTNRTNLIYNSHRYWNSTSVTATDNDPNQISLIGNIVNFRRTHNVPVWVGETGENNNTWLRDNINALNSQGIGWCHWTYKRFDGQENAALMRINPPYLMDGAGNMSAVLNNIRFANCIANNNTIAAVAPGISTPANLPIGQVITLRGFNNQFVSGENGTQAMRCDRPTAGTWEQFTVVDAGGGKIALRSMNKYVSSENGAAAITCSRATIGDWERFDAIALPDGKVAFRGNNGAFISSENGTQAMTCTRPSASGWEAFGWATVGGAREFGAKPSETFTDNSVTRAYPNPVKRGGNIQIEAGDYKAGGTVTVVISDMQGKTVATYKENRRNFSIPTAGLNSGIYIAHINSGAVRNSIKIVVE from the coding sequence ATGAAATTCATCTATTCACTACTGTTCTTATGTCTTATTGGTATTACCAGCCAGCCAGCCAGCGCCCAGCTTACCCGCCTGCGGGCCGATGGGCCACGTGTAGTTAATGCAGCCAACCAGGAAGTACTGCTGAAAGGAGTCGGTCTGGGAGGCTGGTTGCTGCAGGAAGGTTATATGGTCAAACCTTCCTTTTCCGGTGGTGGTACCCAATGGTCTATTAAAAAACGCCTGTACGACCAGGGGCAAACCGATGCACAGGTAGAAACTTTCTACCAGGAATGGCGTAATAATTTTATCACGAAAGCAGACATCGATTTTATCGCGTCCAAAGGATTCAACTGTGTCCGCATACCCTTGCACTACGAACTGTTCCTCACCGCGGCACAACGGGCCGTTCGTAACAGCGTAGCACGTAACTCCGGTAATTATAATAACTATGTGAACTCGATGACCACTTGGTACAACAACAACCAGCTGTTCACCGACGCTAACCTCGAAGGATTCCGGGTAATAGATAACCTGCTCAGCTGGGCTGGCGCCAACAACCTGTATGTGATCATTGACCTGCATGCAGCCCCCGGAGCGCAGGGTACAGATGCCAATATCTCCGATGCTTTGGTGGGTAATGACCTCTGGAATAAAAGCATATTCCAGGATATCACCGTACGCCTATGGACCCGAATCGCCAGCCGTTACATCAACGATAACCGCGTAGCTTTCTATGACCTCATCAACGAACCTAACAATGTGCCGGATAACCGCTGGATTCATGATATTCATGAGCGGATTATCAATGCCATCCGCGCACTGGGCGATACACACCTGATCATGGTAGAGGGTAATGGATTCGGTAATAATTATAATTACATGGAACCATTCACCTTTACTAACCGTACTAACCTCATCTATAACTCTCATCGCTATTGGAACTCTACTTCTGTTACTGCTACCGATAACGATCCTAACCAAATCAGCCTGATCGGCAATATTGTGAACTTCCGCAGAACACATAATGTACCTGTATGGGTAGGTGAAACCGGCGAAAACAATAACACCTGGTTAAGAGATAATATCAACGCACTGAATAGCCAGGGTATCGGGTGGTGCCACTGGACCTACAAGCGGTTTGATGGCCAGGAGAATGCCGCATTGATGCGTATCAATCCTCCCTATCTGATGGATGGAGCCGGCAATATGAGCGCGGTACTCAATAATATTCGCTTTGCAAACTGTATTGCTAACAATAACACTATTGCTGCAGTGGCACCAGGTATCAGCACACCCGCCAATCTGCCTATCGGTCAGGTGATCACCTTACGTGGCTTCAATAACCAGTTTGTAAGTGGTGAGAACGGTACGCAGGCCATGCGTTGTGATCGCCCCACTGCCGGCACCTGGGAACAATTCACCGTAGTAGATGCCGGGGGCGGAAAGATCGCACTTCGTAGCATGAATAAGTATGTATCTTCTGAAAATGGGGCGGCCGCTATTACCTGCAGCCGCGCTACGATCGGCGATTGGGAACGTTTTGATGCAATAGCCTTACCGGATGGTAAAGTAGCTTTCCGTGGCAATAATGGTGCATTTATCTCCTCAGAAAACGGGACACAGGCAATGACCTGTACTCGTCCAAGTGCCAGCGGCTGGGAAGCCTTCGGTTGGGCCACAGTAGGCGGCGCACGCGAGTTCGGCGCAAAACCGTCTGAAACATTCACTGACAACAGCGTTACACGTGCCTACCCCAATCCCGTAAAACGGGGAGGTAATATCCAAATAGAAGCTGGCGATTATAAAGCCGGTGGCACAGTAACAGTAGTGATATCCGATATGCAGGGCAAAACCGTGGCCACCTATAAAGAAAATAGACGCAATTTCAGCATCCCCACTGCAGGATTGAATAGCGGTATATATATCGCTCATATCAACAGCGGCGCGGTGCGCAATAGCATAAAGATCGTGGTAGAATAA
- a CDS encoding tyrosine-type recombinase/integrase — protein sequence MAMLVISNSYIYGTWYCNDGRARASTGIKGRSIKKEQVDGRDQDWGLVDIGALKRSEKMILNKVIDAITKYKESCARLGEPLKKVDCEEAIIIASGRLPKDKNRFITDYESMIKDMRSGKLLVPRSQKRYASASIDNYQWALNRILLFVEEQGMKLEYKRIDKKWVEKYIQWLTERQLSKNSLAFSLQYLAAFLRRTYDDDKHKNPIGFDKVFNVSSEESDTVAVSIPELETVYRLTTSLSRERARDVFVFGCFVGLRADDLRKINHYILVGDYFEFHTGKSDERVIIPAHPVAKEIWKKYNGNMPVYKYNSGLARGICSVFKQAGIDTPILVAITKGGVKGWRYYPKYDLVSPHTMRRTFATNAIKAGIPTRKVMQFTGHTTEDSFKRYVKLDKKENAEDLASHPFFTTPLSQSH from the coding sequence ATGGCAATGTTAGTGATTTCCAACTCGTATATATATGGTACGTGGTATTGTAATGATGGTAGGGCTAGAGCCTCAACAGGAATCAAAGGGCGATCAATAAAAAAGGAGCAAGTAGATGGAAGAGATCAAGACTGGGGGCTTGTTGATATTGGAGCTTTGAAGCGATCTGAGAAAATGATACTTAACAAAGTAATAGATGCTATCACCAAATATAAGGAGAGTTGCGCAAGGCTAGGCGAACCACTTAAAAAAGTAGACTGCGAGGAAGCTATAATAATTGCGTCTGGCCGGCTGCCAAAAGATAAGAATAGATTTATCACAGATTATGAAAGTATGATTAAAGACATGAGAAGTGGGAAATTACTTGTTCCCCGATCTCAAAAGCGGTATGCGTCTGCCTCAATTGACAATTATCAATGGGCATTAAATAGGATTTTATTGTTTGTGGAAGAACAAGGGATGAAATTAGAATACAAGAGAATAGATAAAAAATGGGTTGAAAAATACATACAATGGTTGACTGAGAGACAATTGTCAAAAAATAGTTTGGCGTTCTCACTACAGTATCTTGCAGCCTTTCTCCGTAGAACATACGATGATGACAAGCACAAAAATCCTATCGGGTTTGACAAGGTTTTTAACGTTTCTTCTGAGGAATCTGACACGGTTGCGGTCAGCATACCAGAGCTTGAAACAGTTTATAGGCTCACGACTTCACTATCTAGGGAGCGGGCACGAGATGTATTTGTCTTTGGATGTTTTGTTGGTCTAAGGGCTGACGATCTTCGGAAGATAAATCACTATATTCTGGTTGGTGATTATTTTGAGTTTCATACTGGGAAAAGTGACGAAAGGGTTATTATTCCGGCACATCCAGTAGCGAAGGAGATTTGGAAAAAGTATAACGGGAATATGCCGGTATATAAATACAATAGTGGCCTAGCTAGGGGAATTTGTTCAGTGTTTAAACAGGCAGGTATCGATACTCCTATATTAGTAGCAATTACAAAAGGTGGAGTAAAAGGTTGGCGTTATTACCCTAAATATGATCTAGTATCACCACATACGATGCGACGTACATTTGCCACTAACGCTATAAAGGCTGGTATACCGACTAGAAAGGTAATGCAGTTTACAGGACATACTACAGAGGATTCATTTAAGAGATACGTTAAGTTAGATAAGAAAGAGAATGCCGAAGACCTGGCATCACACCCCTTTTTTACTACTCCCCTGTCTCAAAGTCACTAA
- the bet gene encoding phage recombination protein Bet, translating into MEVVHKGFTSEQVSLIKSQVADGATDDQLRLFLYQCHRTGLDPLAKQIYCLFRNAKDKDTNRYVKKMVIQTSIDGFRVVAERTGNYAGQDEPVFIEDSTGGLVCAKVPVYRFRGDQRYKAAVGVAYWAEYVPQPGQDTMWRKMPHAMLSKVAEAIALRKAYPQDLSGLYTNDEMAQSADQTTEVVDVVAMEVKDTEGLDMLIDSCETIPELVALYHKHAQSFEQNQEIKQRLSNRKEELRNAKPATA; encoded by the coding sequence ATGGAAGTTGTACACAAAGGCTTTACATCCGAGCAGGTTAGCCTTATTAAATCCCAGGTAGCAGATGGCGCGACTGATGATCAGCTTCGGCTGTTTCTGTACCAATGCCACCGCACCGGACTGGACCCATTGGCAAAGCAGATATACTGCCTTTTTCGTAACGCTAAGGATAAGGATACAAACAGGTATGTGAAGAAGATGGTAATTCAGACGTCTATTGATGGATTTCGGGTAGTGGCCGAGAGAACGGGTAACTACGCGGGGCAGGACGAACCAGTTTTTATTGAGGATAGTACCGGGGGCCTCGTATGTGCAAAAGTTCCGGTTTACCGGTTTCGGGGAGATCAAAGATATAAGGCTGCTGTAGGGGTTGCGTACTGGGCTGAATATGTACCCCAACCAGGCCAAGATACAATGTGGCGGAAAATGCCTCACGCTATGCTTAGCAAAGTTGCTGAAGCTATCGCATTAAGAAAGGCTTACCCGCAAGACCTTTCAGGTTTGTATACGAATGATGAAATGGCGCAGTCTGCTGACCAAACAACAGAAGTGGTAGACGTAGTAGCAATGGAAGTAAAAGACACCGAGGGCCTCGATATGCTAATAGACAGCTGTGAAACGATACCCGAGCTAGTTGCACTCTATCACAAACATGCCCAGTCCTTTGAGCAGAACCAGGAAATTAAGCAACGATTATCTAACCGTAAAGAAGAACTAAGAAATGCAAAACCTGCCACTGCCTGA
- a CDS encoding helix-turn-helix domain-containing protein translates to MQQLTFDLTSPSPINAAKFTRQNRLIYQHLACGLTINVFQAISRYQIYHLHSRLSDIRNKHGVLVYDRMIRVKDSSGNMVSCKEYSLKEF, encoded by the coding sequence ATGCAGCAGCTCACATTTGATTTGACGTCGCCCAGTCCGATTAATGCAGCAAAATTCACCAGGCAAAACAGGTTGATTTATCAGCATTTGGCTTGTGGCCTCACCATTAATGTATTTCAGGCCATATCGCGCTACCAAATATATCATTTGCATAGTCGCTTATCGGACATCCGTAACAAACACGGCGTCCTGGTCTATGATCGCATGATACGGGTTAAAGATTCATCGGGCAATATGGTTAGTTGCAAGGAATATTCATTAAAAGAGTTCTGA